The DNA region TAGAACTCGCTTTTGAGGGGCACCGTTGGTACGATTTGTTGAGAACCAACCGGGTAATTCCGGTAATGAACGCACAAGTTGACGGCAAAGGAGCTAACTTGAATTATAACCTTACCGCATCGCAACTGTATTTCCCTATCCCGCAGGATGAGATAGATAAAAACCCTAATGTAAGATAATTCCTTAAAGCAACGGGCGACGACGAGTCGCCTTTGCTTTAAAAATTCCTTGCTGTTGTTACTGTTGATGTTCAACAAAAAATCAAAATTTTAATTACACAAATTAAACCTAAAGGACGAGGTAAAAAACAATTTGCCTCGCTCCTTTTCTAATTAACGCCTCCAGATAACACGGAAAAGATGAAACCAATTTATAATTTGTGCCTGGCGGTAAGCTTGCTTTTTGCATCGTGCGCCTGCAGAAAAGCCCAAACGGAAGCCAGTGGAGACACGCCACCTGCAAGTGATATTAAGAGCGATGTTAGTTTTTGGCTAACGAAGGGCGATCAATCTCAATTATTAAAAAAACAAAATGTAGCGCTGAATTTTTCAGCAGCCACAAACAGTAATCCAACCATCGAAGTAGATCCTTCAACCACCTTTCAAGAAATTGATGGCTTCGGCTACACGTTAACCGGCGGAAGTGCAACATTGATCAATAATCTGCCATCGGCCGAAAAAGATAAGTTGTTGAACGAATTATTTGCCGTTGCAGATGATGCGATTGGTGTGAGCTATATCAGGATTAGTATCGGCGCATCGGATTTGAGCGAAGCCCCTTTTACTTATAACGATTTACCTGACGGACAAACAGACGAAGCGCTGACTAAATTCTCCATTGCAAAAGAGCAGTCGGACTTGATTCCGATTTTGAAGAAGATTGTGGCCATTAATCCATCAATTAAAATTCTAGGTTCACCGTGGTCGGCACCAACCTGGATGAAAACCAATAAAAGCTTTATTGGTGGCAGCTTAAAACCTGAGTATTACGAAACTTACGCCAGGTATTTGGTTAAGTATATTGAGGCAATGAAAGCGGAAGGAATTACAATAGATGCCATTACGCCGCAAAATGAGCCGTTGCATCCGGGAAACAATCCGAGTATGTATATGGAAGCGTTAGATCAGGCTAATTTTATAAAAACGGCGTTAGGCCCGATTTTCAAAAGCAGCGGAATTGCTACCAAAATTATTGTTTACGATCACAATGCCGATAAGCCGGAATATCCGATTGCGATATTAGATGACCCTGAAGCAAAAAAATATGTAGACGGTTCGGCCTTTCACCTTTATGCCGGGCCAATTTCTGCCTTAACAAAGGTTCACAATGCACACCCTGATAAAAACGTTTACTTTACGGAGCAATGGGTAGGGGGACCGAGCAACTTTAGCGAGGATTTAAAATGGCACGTATCAACGTTGGTTATTGGCGCTACCCGCAACTGGAGCCGAAATGTTTTGGAGTGGAACTTGGCTGCCGATCAAAATTACAACCCACATACCGATAAGGGTGGCTGTACCTCGTGCCTTGGTGCCTTAACAATCGCTCCGGCGGTAAGCAGAAACGTTGCTTACTACGTTATTGCGCACGCCTCTAAGTTTGTTAGGCCAGGTTCGGTACGCATAGCCTCAAACATTACCAACAACTTACAAAATGTGGCGTTTAAAACGCCCGAAGGCAAACACGTACTTATCGTTTGTAACAACAACAACTCCGAAACAGCATTTAACATTAAGTATAACGGCAAAACGGTTAGCACCTCGCTAGATAAGGGTGCCGTTGCCACTTACGTTTGGTAAACATAAAATAAAAAATTGTTGTTCGATAACATCGGATGACGCCCAAAAAACTTGGTTAATTGTTTAGTTTGCCCCGCCAAAAGCGGGGCTTTCTAATTTATGGGAGTTCGCAATAGGATTGTAATGATGAGTTGTGATTTACGAATAATGAATTGATATGAATGACGTTTTTGAAGCGGTCGTCATTGCGAGGCACGAAGCAATCTATTCTGCAATCAAATCGCTAATGAGATTGCTTCAATCGATGAAAAATCGATTTCGCTACGAAGTAGTCCCTTTGGGGCAATGACGGAAAAAAAAGTCAATGGTAGGAACCAAAGCATCTGCAACCTACAGCTAACCATCCTCGCCCACTCAATCCTCTTTTTTGGCAGTGGTTTATTTGCGTTCTGCGTTTCATCGCTTGGGGATTCTTACCCGAAGCATCCTATGGTGTGGAAACATCTCATTTTATGCGCCGTCATTCCCGCGCAGGCGGTTTCGTACGTACGGGATTAATGCCAAGCTAAGCCGTTTTTCCGCTTTAGGATTCCCAATTAAATTGGGAATGACGACCGTTCATAGTTGGCGTTCCATCCATTTGGCTAACTTTTAGTTAAGTAATAATAATACAAAAGGTTATAAGATAACGGCATTGCCCCAAAAGGGGCTACTTTGTAGCGAGGCACAGCCTGTCCCGACTTCTCCTATGGTGTGGAAACATCTCATTTTATGCGCCGTCATTCCCGCGCAGGCGGGAATCTTAATGCTGGACACCCAATTTATTGCGCATTAGGATCCCTCCCGAAGTTTCGGGAAGGATGACGACCGTTCTTAGAAAACGCCATAAAATATGTTGTCATTTTGATGGTTTCAGCTCGTAAAACGATGTTTCAAAAATGTGTCCACACGATAGGAAGCATCGGGACACGCGCTACACTCAGAATGACAGCGGTGAAGCACCTGCCATCGCAACTCCCAAAACACGTACGATAGATAGTAAGGAAAAAATCTTTGGCAAGCCCTTTGCAGTGTTTTGCGAAATCAATCCCCATCAAATGAAAAATATATTATCATCACTTGCCGTTGCCTCTGCCCTCTTTGCTTCATGTCAGGGCGGCCCGGCAAAAAAAACGCAGGCAAAAATCGATTCGACCATTGTTACGAATAGCGAGACAACAGCCAATGCGGCCACTTGCTATCAATACGTGAAAAACAGAGATACAGCAAACCTTTCGTTAACCGAAAAAGCCGATTCGGTAACTGGAAATTTGGGCTATAAGTGGTACGAAAAAGATAAAAATGCGGGAACAATTAGTGGCGTTGTTAAAGGCGACACCATCATTGCAGATTATACCTTTCAGTCTGAAGGGCGAGAATCGGTGAGACAAGTGGCCTGGTTAAAAAAAGGCGATCAGTTAGTTGAAGCTTTCGGTGATGTTGAAGAAATTGATGGAAAGATGAAATTTAAGGATTTATCTAAGCTTAAATTCGACTCGGGTTTGGTGTTCAGTAAAGCCGACTGTAAGTAAACTGGCAATCCGTTTTGGTTAAGAGATTGCTTACATGTGCTCAAATCGCTCCCAAAAGCCATCAACGGGTAATTTGGCAAAAATATCAACAGGCTCTTTCTTTACGGGGTGCAAAAACCTCAATCGCCGGGCATGCAAGCAAATGCTTCCCTTTCTGCTTCCGCGTGGATAGCCATATTTGTTATCGCCAACAATTGGGCAGCCCATTGATGAAAGCTGAACCCTGATCTGGTGTGATCGCCCGGTTAGCGGATCAACTTCCAATAAAAAGTATTCTCCCAACTGGCCGATCAGGCGGTATGAAAGTTCGGCTCGCTGGCTTCCGGTAACCTCTGTTTTGTAATAGCTTACCACGTTTTTCTGCGGATTTTTAACCAGCCAATGTACCAGTGTATCTGCCTCTTTTGGTGGTCTGTTTTTAACAACTGCCCAATACGTTTTTTTTACTTCACGGTTTTTAAAAACAGCGTTCATACGCTCCAACGCCTTACTGGTTTTGGCAAATAGAATTACACCGCTCACCGGCCGATCTAAACGGTGTACGACGCCTAAAAAGGCGCCGTTTGGCTTATTGTACTTTTTGGCAATGTATTTCTTGATTTGCTCATCCAACGGTTCATCGCCCGTTTCATCAATCTGCACAATGTCGCCCGCCCTTTTGTTAACGGCTATTAGGTGATTATCTTCAAAAAGTATGTCCTTATCGGTAATTGGCATGTATATGGTTAACTGTTTGTTCCCGATAGCTATCGGGAGATTAATTGATAATTGCTGGGCAAAGGCCAGATTAGTATTCAGCCAGCGTAAAACTTGATCGAGCTTGAAATCATGAGTATTTCGTCTCCGCTCAACAAGCTTAGTCGAATGGCTGTTAAATTGGGCTTCGACTCCGCTCAGCCTTACAGCAGATGAAAAAGTATGGCTGACATGGCACCGCGGACTTAGAACTCCTGACTCACGACTCCAAACTCAATAGTCCAAACTCAATACTGCTCTTTCTCGTTCGGAAAATCGTTGGCCTTCACATCGCGAATGTACGATTGTGCTGCGCCTAAAATCTCATCGTATAAATTAATGTATTGACGGAGAAACCGGGGTTTAAACCCTTTGGTAAGCCCGATCATGTCGTTAACAACCAACACCTGGCCATCGCAGTGCTGCCCAGCGCCAATACCAATAGTGGGGATGCTTAAACTAGCTGACACCTCTTTACCCAAGGCTGCCGGAATTTTTTCCAGTACAATAGCAAAGCAACCCGCGGCTTGTAAAGCAAGTACATCGCTCTTTAGCTTATTGGCTTCCTCCTCCTCTTTGGCCCGAACGGTATAGGTTCCAAACTTGTAAATAGACTGCGGCGTTAAGCCCAAATGCCCCATCACCGGAATGCCGGCAGTGATAATCCGTTGTATCGATTCGATAATTTCTTCACCACCTTCTAATTTGACACCATGCGCACCAGATTCTTTCATAATCCTGATGGCAGAGTTTAAGGCTTCTTTGGAATTGCCTTGATAAGAACCAAAGGGTAAATCGACCACGACAAATGCACGTTTCACAGCTCTGATTACTGATGCAGCGTGATAAATCATCTGATCGAGCGTAATCGGCAACGTAGTTTCGTGGCCTGCCATCACGTTCGAGGCCGAGTCGCCAACCAACAATACGTCTAAACCGGCATCATCTAAAATGGTAGCCATCGAAAAATCGTATGCGGTGAGCATAGATATTTTTTCGCCACGCTGTTTCATCTCCTGTAAAATGTGCGTGGTTACACGTTTAATCTCTTTATGTACCGACATGGTATAGGTTTTATTGCTCCAAAAGTATTGTTTTTTCTTTAAAACAAGGTAAAGGGTGTAAGGTTTAGGGCGTAAGGTTATTGCAAGCAAACCATTATAGGGTAAAGGTTTAAGGTTTAGGGCGTAAGGTTATTGCAAATAGACCATTGTACGGCAAAAAGTTTATGATTTGGGGCATAAGGTTAATGCAAGGACATCATTATACGGTAAAAAATTACGCTTTATGGCATATGGGTTAATGCAGGCAGGCCCTATACCTTATACCTTACACCCTCTACCTCTTTTTTCTCAACCCTTATTTAATATTTTTCTTTACTTTACAAATCATAAATACTATCTTTGTACCCCGAAATGAGAGGGACACATTCATCGTTTTTTGCACTCAGCAAAAGCAGCTTCACTGCTGACAAAATCCCTTTTTTTCTACTCTTTTTTAAATCAAAATCCATATTGTAATTACCATGACTAACTACACAAAGTTACCTGCGATTTTATTACTGGCCGACGGCACAGTTTTTCACGGCAAAGCGGCCGGAAAAATAGGCACTACTACCGGCGAAATTTGTTTTAATACCGGGATGACAGGTTACCAGGAAATTTTTACCGATCCAAGTTATTTCGGTCAAATTATGGTTACCACAAATTCTCACATTGGTAATTACGGAATCCATAATGATGAAATAGAATCGGGGTCGATTAAAATTGCAGGTCTGGTTTGCAAAAATTACAACATCGTATATAGCCGTAAACAGGCTAAAGAATCAATTCAGGATTATTTCCAGAACGATAACCTGGTAGCCATTTCTGATATTGATACACGTGCTTTGGTTCGCCACATTAGAGATAAAGGCGCTATGAATGCCATCATTTCTTCTGAAATTACAGATTTAGACGAGTTGAAGAAAAAACTAGCTGAGGTGCCTTCAATGGAGGGCTTGGAGCTTTCATCGAAAGTGAGTACAACGGAGCCATATTTCCACGGAAACCCTGATGCAAGCTTAAAAGTTGCCGCTTTGGATTTGGGAATTAAGAAAAATATTTTGCGCAGCTTCGAAAACCGCGATATTTATGTTAAGGTGTTCCCTGCGAAAACGAAATTCTCGGAAATGGAAGAATTCGGTCCTGATGGTTATTTTATTTCAAATGGCCCCGGCGATCCTTCGGTAATGCCTTACGCGGTAGAAACCATTAAGGAAATTATGGAAGAAGATAAACCTTTGTTCGGGATTTGCTTGGGTCACCAGTTGTTGGCAGAGGCAAACGGCATCGGTACAATGAAAATGTTTAACGGTCACCGCGGGTTAAATCACCCTGTAAAAAACGTGATCAAAAACCACTGCGAAGTAACTTCGCAAAACCACGGCTTTGGTGTTATTCCCGACGAGGTTAGAAATTCTGACAAGGTTGAGATTACACACGTAAACTTAAACGATAAATCAATTGAAGGCATCCGTGTTAAAGGAAAGAAAGCATTTTCAGTGCAATATCACCCAGAATCGTCTCCGGGTCCACACGATTCGCGTTACCTGTTCGACGATTTCGTTGATGTAATGAAGGGCGATTTAAGCTGGTAGGCTGACGGGAGGCCGTAGTCCAGAGTTGGGAGTTGGGAGTTGGGAGTCCAGAGTTTTGAGTCCAGAGTTGGGAGTTGGGAGTCCGGAGTCCAGGGAGCAGAGTTGAAAGGCAAAAGCTTGAAGGGAGTCGGGAGTCCAGAGTCGGGAGTTCTGAGTCCGGAGTCCTAAGTCTAGCGCTTTACGACTTAAGACTAACGACTTAAGACTAAGGACTTAAAACTCAGGACTAAAATACAGATCTGCGAATTTGCGGCAATGATACCGCCGATTTCGCAGATTTATTTTTTTAAGCGCTTGTTTGATTGAAAAGATCATTTTACCGACATTTTAACTCAATTTCTGAACAAATTCATTCGCTATTCATTTAAACGTACTTACATTCGCGTATGGAAACAACAAAGGCCATCATCACAGTTAAGGATTTGGTAAAAAAATATGACGACTTCGTAGCTGTTCAAGGTTTAAGTTTTGATGTTTACGAAAACGAAATTTTTGGATTACTCGGTCCCAACGGCGCTGGCAAAACCACTACCCTTGAGATCATTGAGACTTTACGGGATAAAACTTCTGGAGAAATAATTGTAAACGGCTTATCGGTAGATAAAGATC from Pedobacter endophyticus includes:
- a CDS encoding glycoside hydrolase family 30 protein; translation: MKPIYNLCLAVSLLFASCACRKAQTEASGDTPPASDIKSDVSFWLTKGDQSQLLKKQNVALNFSAATNSNPTIEVDPSTTFQEIDGFGYTLTGGSATLINNLPSAEKDKLLNELFAVADDAIGVSYIRISIGASDLSEAPFTYNDLPDGQTDEALTKFSIAKEQSDLIPILKKIVAINPSIKILGSPWSAPTWMKTNKSFIGGSLKPEYYETYARYLVKYIEAMKAEGITIDAITPQNEPLHPGNNPSMYMEALDQANFIKTALGPIFKSSGIATKIIVYDHNADKPEYPIAILDDPEAKKYVDGSAFHLYAGPISALTKVHNAHPDKNVYFTEQWVGGPSNFSEDLKWHVSTLVIGATRNWSRNVLEWNLAADQNYNPHTDKGGCTSCLGALTIAPAVSRNVAYYVIAHASKFVRPGSVRIASNITNNLQNVAFKTPEGKHVLIVCNNNNSETAFNIKYNGKTVSTSLDKGAVATYVW
- a CDS encoding RluA family pseudouridine synthase; this translates as MPITDKDILFEDNHLIAVNKRAGDIVQIDETGDEPLDEQIKKYIAKKYNKPNGAFLGVVHRLDRPVSGVILFAKTSKALERMNAVFKNREVKKTYWAVVKNRPPKEADTLVHWLVKNPQKNVVSYYKTEVTGSQRAELSYRLIGQLGEYFLLEVDPLTGRSHQIRVQLSSMGCPIVGDNKYGYPRGSRKGSICLHARRLRFLHPVKKEPVDIFAKLPVDGFWERFEHM
- the panB gene encoding 3-methyl-2-oxobutanoate hydroxymethyltransferase, encoding MSVHKEIKRVTTHILQEMKQRGEKISMLTAYDFSMATILDDAGLDVLLVGDSASNVMAGHETTLPITLDQMIYHAASVIRAVKRAFVVVDLPFGSYQGNSKEALNSAIRIMKESGAHGVKLEGGEEIIESIQRIITAGIPVMGHLGLTPQSIYKFGTYTVRAKEEEEANKLKSDVLALQAAGCFAIVLEKIPAALGKEVSASLSIPTIGIGAGQHCDGQVLVVNDMIGLTKGFKPRFLRQYINLYDEILGAAQSYIRDVKANDFPNEKEQY
- the carA gene encoding glutamine-hydrolyzing carbamoyl-phosphate synthase small subunit, which translates into the protein MTNYTKLPAILLLADGTVFHGKAAGKIGTTTGEICFNTGMTGYQEIFTDPSYFGQIMVTTNSHIGNYGIHNDEIESGSIKIAGLVCKNYNIVYSRKQAKESIQDYFQNDNLVAISDIDTRALVRHIRDKGAMNAIISSEITDLDELKKKLAEVPSMEGLELSSKVSTTEPYFHGNPDASLKVAALDLGIKKNILRSFENRDIYVKVFPAKTKFSEMEEFGPDGYFISNGPGDPSVMPYAVETIKEIMEEDKPLFGICLGHQLLAEANGIGTMKMFNGHRGLNHPVKNVIKNHCEVTSQNHGFGVIPDEVRNSDKVEITHVNLNDKSIEGIRVKGKKAFSVQYHPESSPGPHDSRYLFDDFVDVMKGDLSW